The nucleotide window CCAGAATAGACAGGCCCATAGCCAGAATCACCAGCAAAGGGAACATAAGCAAAGCCGCCAGGATCTTGGGTAGCACCAGATAAGAGGCTGAGTTGATGCCCATTACTTCCAGCGCATCAACCTGCTCGGTGATGCGCATGGTGCCCAGGCCGCCCGCAATGCTGGAGCCTACTTTGCCCGCCAGCACAATGCTAGTGATGGTAGGTGCCAGCTCCAGAATCGTCATTTCGCGCACCATATACCCGATGGTGCTTTTAGGAATGAGGGGATTGGTGAGGTTATAGGCAATCTGCACGCAGGTAACGGCTCCAATAAAGGCCGACACAATCATGACGATAAAGATGGAGTCGATGCCGATGAGAATGGCTTCATCGAGGGTCCGCTGCCAAAGAATTTTAACCCGCTCAGTGCGCGTGAGCATGCTTTGCAGGAAGAGAATGAATTCGCCAAAGGTTTTGACCATACAAAGCGCGAAGTGTAGCAGAAATACGAAAACTTGCGAACCCGCCCAAGCTCAACCAAAATGGTGGCGCGGCGGTTTGGGCAGGCATACGTAAAACGAGGTTCAACAAGCAAAGGAATGCAAAAATTAATCGTAGTAACGGGCGGCACCAAAGGAATAGGGCGCGCCGTAGTAGAGCGTTTTCTGGCCGCCGGGCTGCCCGTCGTCACCTGCGCGCGCTCCGCTGCCGACCTACTGGTGCTGAGCAGTGAGCTGGCCCGGCAGTATCCCGACACGCCCGTGTACACGCTCGCCGCCGACCTCAGCCAGCCCGAGGACACGCAGCGTTTCGTGTCGTTTGTGCGGGAGCTGGAAGGCAGCGTAGAAGTGCTGGTAAACAATACCGGCGGCTTCGAGCCCGGCCGGCTGCAGGACGAGCCCGCCGACGGCTCCCAGCTCCGCCGCATGATTGACGTGAACCTGTACAGCGCCTACGACGTGACCCAAGGCCTGCTGCCCGACATGATTGCGCGGCGCCACGGTCATATATTCATGCTATGCTCTACGGCCAGCATCATGGCCTACACTAACGGTGGTTCTTACTGCATAGCTAAGTTTGCCTTGTACGGCATGACGAAAGTGCTGCGCGCCGAGCTGCAGGAACATGATATCCGCGTGACGGCCATTTTGCCGGGTGCTACGCTCACCAACAGCTGGGCCGGCGCCGACCTGCCCGCCGAGCGGTTTATGCGCCCCCAGGACGTGGCCGAGTCCATCTTCGCCGCCTATTCTCTCTCGCCCCAAGCCGTGGTAGAGGAACTGCTCATGCGCCCGCAGCTGGGGGATATTTAGAAGGGCTCATTCCTCATTGACTACAATGCCTTCGCCTTTGATATCAATGAGGGTGGGGGAGCCAGTGTAGTAAATAGTGCCGGAGCCCGAGTGGGTGCCGCCCAGCAGGCCGGTAGCCCGCACCCGGGCGCTGCCGCCGCTGTCGTGGTTGGTAGTGAAGTAACAGTCGCGGGCCAGCAGAGTAGTTGCCTGCAGGTTGCCCAGGCCGCCAAGGGTAAAGTGCAGCTCGTCGGTGCGGCCGCGCAGCTGCATGTCGCCCAGCTCATATTGACTGATAGCCAGATACCGGCAATTTACTTCCAGGTCCACGTCGCCGGCACCCACAATATGGCAGAACAGCCGGTCGGCCCGAAACACGCCGGCCGTGCGGAGGCTGTTCTCGCCCCGCTGAAACAGATTAAGCACTTTGGGCAGGTGCACGGTTACTTCGCGGGGCACATCGTAGCGGCGCACCCAGTTGCAGCGGCTGGTATTGCGAATGACAAGGGCGCTGTCCTGTACGGTCAGCTCCAGGTCTTCCTGCAGGTTACGGCCCGTGCGCACTTCCGCATAAAAGGCCGTGTCCTGCACCAGCGTCACGTCCACGTTGTCGTACACCGTGAGGGTATGAAACGCGGGTAGCGCGCGGTGCGTGGTGCGGATGGGGCCGGAGCTTTTCAGGCAGTCCAACTCGTGGTCGGCCCGGCAGGCAGTGAGCAGCCCGGCTAGTGCCAGCAGCCCTGCCCAACGCCCAGGCAGCCACAAGCGGTTATCTTGTACCCGAAATCGTACGCCAAACGTCATTCCAACCATTTTTCTTTATGGACCTAAGCGGCAAGGTAGCCATTGTCACGGGCGTCAGCAAAGGCATTGGCCGCGCCACGGCTGAACTATTGCTGGAGCGCGGCGCCACGGTAGCAGGGTGGAGTCGCTCCGCCCCAACCGGGCTGGCGCACGAGCGGTTCCACTTCGTAGCCTGCGACGTGAGCCGGGAAGAATCGGTACAGCAGGCGCTGGCCGCCACCCAGCAGGCAGTAGGGCCGGAAGTTCACGTCCTCATCAACAACGCCGGCTTGGGTATTATGGGCGCGGTGGATGGCTTCGCGGCCGACGACTGGTGCACGATGTTCGATACCAATGTGCACGGCACGTTCTACTGTGCCCGAGCTGTACTGCCAAAGATGAAGCGGCAGCAGCTGGGGCACATTCTCAACGTGGCTTCCTTGGCCGGCACGGTGGGCAGCGAGAACATGGCGGGCTACTGCGCTACCAAGTTTGCGGTGCGCGGCTTTTCGGAGGCGTTGTTTAAGGAAGTTCGCCAGTTCGGCATCAAAGTCACCTGCCTGAACCCTGGCTCCGTGGAAACCAGCTTCAACGGTAAAACACCCGGCGCCACGCCTACTTTGGGCAAGCTGCAGGCCGAGGACGTGGCGGCCGTCATCGTGCATACCCTGGAGGCGCCTTTCCACGTTCTGATTTCGGAGCTGGATATGCGACCTTTGCAGCCGGGGAAATAAATGACGTTACTCGTTATTCTTGCATTGCTGATTTATTGCCTTCGGCAATTGCGGCAAGCCTTGCCACATCGGCGCCAAACGAAACGCGTTTTTGTTTGGTTGGCTATTGCTTGGCTGGTAGTGCAACTACTTGGCGCCTTGCTGCCATTTGCTGCAGGCTACTAAAGTTGACGGTTCGTAAACGCGGTAATATCAATGGTAGAAATCCAACACCTAACCAAGTATTTCGGCTCGCAGGCTGCTGTCAACGACATCAGCTTTGCGGCGGGGAAAGGCGAAATCCTGGGTTTCCTAGGGCCAAACGGTGCGGGCAAGTCCACCACCATGAAGATAGCCACCGGCTACCTGCCGCCCAGTAGCGGCACGGTGCGCGTAGCCGGGTTCGATGTGGTGGAAAACCCGCTGGAAGTGCGCCGCCGGGTGGGCTACCTGCCCGAGCACAACCCGCTCTACCTGGATATGTACGTGCATGAGTACCTCGAATTTATCGGGCGGGCGCACAACCTTTCGGGCAGCGGGCTGCGCCAGCGGGTGAAAGAACTCGTGGGCCGCGTGGGCCTCACGCGTGAGCAGAACAAGCAGATTGGCGCCCTCTCCAAAGGTTACCGTCAGCGCGTTGGGCTGGCACAGGCGCTGGTGCACGACCCGCCGGTGCTCATCCTCGACGAGCCCACCACGGGCCTCGACCCCAACCAGATAAGCGAAATCCGCCAACTGATTCGGGAGCTGGGCCAGGATAAAACCGTCATCTTCAGCACCCACATTCTGCCCGAGGTGCAGGCCCTCTGCGACCGGGTGGTCATCATCAGCCGCGGCCAGCTGGTAGCCGACTCGCCGGTGCGGGAGTTGGGCGCGCTGGCTCAGGGCGAAACCATCATCCGCGCCGAGTTTGAAGGCGGCATTGACCCCGCCCCACTGCGGCAGCTGCCGGGCGTGAAGCTGGTAGAGCCGGGACCGGGCAATACCTGGCGCATCCGCGTGGCCGGAACTGCTGATCAGCGCGGGGCCATTTCGCGCCTGGCTGCCGCGCAAGGCTGGGTTCTGCTGGGCCTGCGCCAGGAAGAGCAGTCGTTGGAGCAGGTGTTTGGGGAGCTGACAAAGTAATGCTCAATGAATGATCTGAGTCGTATCAAAACGTGGTTAGAGGCTGGTCGTCAAATCGGCAAAAGAGCACCTGTCGAACAAGATGGAAGCACTTTTTGGTGGTCAGTTGGGATTCAACAGTGGCAAGGAACATATAAGGTGTTTTTTGACAAGTTTGACGAGTCTCAACGTGTGGACTATGGCTCCGAAACCGAGGAAGTAATACAGGTTACAGACATAGATGCGCTTCCGGCGCTGATAAAAGCCAAGTCACCTTTCAACATTGAGGAATTGACACCTTTGAAAGGCCAAAAAATATTTAGCCCTAGTTTTTGAATGTCAATCTTAAACTGGGTTTCTGATTCAGAATAGAATGTTCGCCATACTTCGCAAAGAATTCAACGCTTTCCTAAACTCCCCGGTGGCTTACGTGGTCATTGGGGTGTTTCTGGTAGCTACCGGCCTGTTCGTGTGGGTATTTCCCGACAGCAGCGTGCTGGACTACGGTTTTGCCGATTTGCAGACGCTGTTCAACCTGGCCCCCTGGATTTTCCTGTTCCTGATTCCGGCCATCAGCATGCGCACCTTCGCCGAAGAGAAGAAGGCCGGCACCATTGAGCTGCTGCTCACGCGCCCCCTCACCGACGGGCAGCTGGTAGGAGGGAAGTACCTGGCCTGCCTGCTGCTGGCTTTGCTGGCGCTGGTGCCCACGCTGCTTTACTACTACTCGGTGTATCAGCTCGGCAACCCAGTGGGCAATATCGATTCAGCAGCGTTTGCGGGCTCCCTGCTGGGGCTGGCTTTGCTAGCGGCGGTGTTTGCAGCCATTGGCGTGCTGGCTTCGGCCCTCACCCGCGACCAGATAATTGCCTTTCTGCTGGCCGTGGTGGGGTGCTTTCTGGTCTACTCGGGCTTCGATTCGGTGGCTTCGCTGTTTGAGGGTGCACCGGCCTATTACATCGGGCAGTTCGGCATTGCCGCCCACTACCGCGACATGAGCAAGGGTCTCGTCGATTCCCGCGACCTAGTGTACTTCTTCAGCACGGTGGCCCTTATGCTGGGCGCCACCCGCCTGGCCCTGCGCAGCCGCAACTGGTAACCTTACTCTTCTGTCAACTGACCATCGTCAACTGACAACGCTACATGGAACAACCCGCTCCGTCTTCTTCCGCTTCCCGCAAACAGCGCGACCTGCTGCGGTTTGGCCTGTTTGCGCTGGGGCTGCTGGTACTCAACTTTCTGGCCCAGCAGTTCTTCTTCCGTCTCGACCTCACCGCCGATAAGCGCTACAGCATGTCGGCGGCCACCAAGCAGTTGCTCAGCCAGATGCCCGAGCCGGTAACGGTGACGGTGTACCTGGCCGGCGACTTTCCGCCTGCTTTCCGCCGCCTCTCCCAATCAACCCGCGAAACCCTGGACGAAATGCAGCTGCAGGCCGGCTCCCGGCTGCGCTACGTGTTCGTCGATCCGTCGGCGGCTTCGTCGGAGGAGGCGCGCAACAAGGAGTACCAGCGGCTTATCCAAAAGGGGCTGGCGCCTACCAACCTCGGCGCCAACGAGAAAGGCAAGCGGGTCGAGAAAATCATCTTTCCCTGGGCTACCATCACCGTGGGCAACCGCGAGCAGAACGTGCTGCTGCTGCGCGGCAACCAGGCTGCTGCGCCCGACGTGCGCCTCAACCAGAGCATCGAAGGACTGGAATACGAGCTGGCCAGCGCCATCCGCCGCCTGCAGCCGGGCCAGCGCCGCGTGATTGGCATTGTGGAGGGCCACGGTGAGCTGGACAACTTGCAGATGGCCGACATGATCAGCACCCTGCAGCGCGACTATAACGTGTACCGCGTGGATTTGAGCAAAGTGCCTAGCCTCAAGCCGCTGGCCGCCGTCATCGTGGCCAAACCCCAGCGGCCCTACACGGAGGAAGAGAAGTTTAAGCTTGATGAGTACATCACCCAGGGCGGCCGGGCCATGTTTTTCGTGGATCAGATGCGCGTGAACCTGGACAGCGCCAACCGCGGCGGCATGCTCTCGTTTCCGCAGGAGCTGAATCTGACGGATATGCTTTTTAAGTACGGTGTGCGCCTCAACGGCGACCTGCTGCTGGACCTCAACTCGGGCCTGATTCCGCTGGTGACGGGCATGACGGGCAACAAGCCCCAGGTGGAGCCCATGCCCTGGCAGTTCTACCCCATCGTCAACGCGTTCAGCCCGCACCCCATCACCCGCAACCTCGACGCGGTGTACCTCAAGTTTGCGGGTACCATTGATACGGTGAAGGCTCAAGGCATCCGCAAAACCCCACTGCTCTTTACTTCCCGCTATACCCGCGTGCTGCCCGCTCCGGTGCCTGTCAACCTCAACGACGCCCGCCTGCCGCCTGACCCTAAGCTGTACACGGCCGGCCCCAAGCCCGTGGGCTATCTGCTCGAAGGCCAGTTCCGCTCCCTGTATGCCAACCGTGCCCGGCCCGGCACTACGCAGTTCCAGCCCGCGCAAAGCCCCCAGGCCCGCCCCGGTAAGGTGTTGGTGATGTCGGATGGGGACTTTGCCCGCAACGACGTGGACACGAAAACCAACCGACCCCTGCGCCTGGGGTACGACCGGCTAGCCGCCACCGAGTTTGCCAACCGCGAGCTGGTGCAGAACGCCGCCGACTTCCTGCTCGATGAGTCCGGGCTGATTGCCGTGCGCAGCAAGGAAATTACCCTGCGCCCGCTCGATAAGGTGAAAGTAAACGAGCAGCGCCGGGGCTGGCAGCTCCTGAACCTAGTGGCACCCCTGGTGCTGCTGGCATTGTTCGGGCTGGTGCGGGCCTGGCTGCGGAAACGCCGATACGCGTCGTTTGGGGCGGAGTGAGGTGCTAGCGGTAGTGAGGAGTCCTAAACTGCCTTTTTCTCGAACTAATTAATTCCCCGTCTTCTGAATACCTGCTGATAGTCATTCTATTTACTATTCCTGGTAAGTATCTAACCTTGCGTAGGAGTTCCAATTGGCTGTTTGAATAATAACGCCTTTGGACAGATCCAAACAAACGTCGATGGGATTTATCTTTTGGTTTCCCGTCTGCATAGTATTCATAAGAATGGCTTCTGAGTAGGCCTTCGCGTTCTATTCTTTTCAAAGAAGCATCGAGATAATATTCTTTTAGAACATACCTGCGGAAGAGATTTTCACTTTTGGCGTTTTTATTATATCGTTTGCTGTTGTATTCATATTTTGTTAGAATAAATACACTATCTCTATTGAGTGTATATACTTCCTCGCTCCAATCTTTACGCTTTTTGTTTTCAAAACTCTTATACTGAAGAGTGGCTAAAAGAGAATCCTTCTTAGAGCGTGTTTGGGAATTTATGAAAACGTCGTTTCTGTCATGCTGAGCCTGCCGAAGCATCTCTACCGCTTCGTTGAAAAAGCCCCAAACGAAGCGGTAGAGATGCTTCGGCAGGCTCAGCATGACGTTCTTTTCAAATTCCCAAACACGCTCTTATTGTAAAATCGCCATATTCCTGTTCTGCCAGTAATGCCTTGTTGCTTATATTCCTCGGTGCCATTACTGTCAACAATAACTTCGCCCGCGCCACCTCTATATTCACCTAACGAATAGCTGCCATCTTTACAATGAGCTTTCCAGATGCCAATAGGCTGGCCATTCTTATACTCGCCAATTACATAGTCAGTGGTGTCATTGAATAAGTTTTCTTTTCTTGTCGTATAAACGTGTATTCCTTCATAAAGGCCGTTGCTGTTCAACTTGTTCAGGGTATCCCCCTTTTCATTTATTGCATAACTATTATGATAGTGGACGTTCGAATAATCAATTTCACACAGCTGAGCGGTTGCTGATAAAGAAATTACGAAGAATAATAGTGTAGATAGTATCTTCTGCATAGATTTTTTTATTTAATGAGTTTCAACTAATTTCTGACCCAGAACCGACGCGAGTATAGCGTAGCGTAACTCATGACCGGCCATAGGATGGACGCTGAGCCTCCACTGTCACTGAGGCGGCAATATAAAGCCACGGATTCTGCTTCTTAGAGGGTGTTTGGGAATTCAGGCTCGATTAAGGGCCATGGTGATGTTGGCCAGCAAGAGCCAGGCGGCGTGGCTAGCAGGGGTGAATTCGTAATCAACGACGACCCGGCGAAAGCAGGCCAGCCAAGCGAAGGTGCGCTCGACGACCCAGCGCCGGGCCAGCGGTACGAAACCGCGCTGCGTGGGCGGGCGGCTGCTGATTTGCTGAGCCACCCCCAAGCTCAGCAGGTGGCGGGTGAAGCGCCCACGGTAGGCCGCATCGGTGAGCACCAGCTGAAGGCGCCGCGCCCACCAGGGGCGGTGGGGCAGCAAAGCCAGCGCGCTGGTGCTGTCATGGCGGTGGGCCGCGTGCACGTGCGCGGCCCAGATGCGCCCGCCCGAATCAACCAGTAGCTGACGTTTGCGGCCATTGACGAGTTTATGCGCGTCCAGGCCGCGGTGTTCGTAGATACGCGGAGCCAGCTTGACGCTTTGGCTGTCGATGCAAGCCAGCGCCGGGGTAGGTTCGCGGCCGTGTGCCACCCGGTCCAGGGCGTTGACGACCGTGTTGAGTTGCTGCCACAGGCCCAGACGCTGCCAGCGGTAGAAATAGTAGTACACCGCCGTCCAGGGTGGGAACTGCGGGGGTAGCGCCCGCCACTGACAGCCGGTGCGACACACGTAAAGCAACGCATCGAAGACGTGACGCAAACACAGGCGTCGGCGCCGTTGCACAGGCAGCAGCAACTCGATAACTTGCCATTGCGAGTCAGTAAGGGGTTGATAGCCGTCAACCATAAGCCGGAAGGAGCCTAGGAACTCCCCCGGCAACTTACTGACTCGCTTTTATTTACTCCCTACCCAATTCCCAAACACCCTCTTAAACACCAGCATCATTCTCCCGGAAACGCGCATAATTTTCCAGAAGCGCCCGAATATTAGCAGCCCCTATGGGGTTGGCCGAGTGCACGTTGATGCTTGGCACCAGCAGTTCCTGCTCCACCAGCCACTTGGCGCAGTCGTAGCCCCTTTTCCGCTCGCAGTTGCGGGTTTCGTCCCAGCCCAGGTCGTGGTCGAAGGATATTTCCGTTGGTATGCCTTGCTGCTCAATGGTGGCCACGAACTCCTTGAAGCTGCGCACCACCGTCCAGCCGCTGCCGCGGGGCGTGCGCAGGTCGTCGAGGTAGAGTTTGTAGGGAGGAGGCATAAAAGGAAGAAATTACAGCGCCGTTAGCGGCTGAGCCATGTGATGGACGTGCAGGATATCTACTCTATCCGGATCAATGATTTCGTACATAATCCGATAACGACCTTCCAGCAGCTCACGCACGTTGGCCACCTGATACTCGGGTACAATGCGCCCGATGCGGGGCAAGCTGCCCAAAATATCCGTTCGGGCAATCAGCCGCTCAATCAACTGCTCTGCGTAGGTTCGGGAAATAGAGATAGTATAGTCCCGAATACCTGCCAGGTCTTCCAGCGCAGCGTTGGTCCATCTTACTTGAACCATGTCTTGACGAGCTGTTTGGCTTCTTCGTGCGAAACCGTCTGGCCACGGCGGCTTTGCTCGCGGCCCTTTTCAATCTTCTCGATAAGCAATAAGCGTTCAATCAACTCTTCCAGCTCAAACGTGTCGGGAAGTTGGTCGAGCGTGGCTTGCAGCAGTTCCTTGGTCATGGCAGTGGCGGTTAAGGCTTACTAAGGTACAACTTCTCCTGCCTGAATACACCGCCGCCGCTAATGAAGCGAAGTAGCTTTAGGCCGCTGTAGCTGCGTAAACGCCAGCGCACGTCATTCCAAACCCTCAACCTTTCAGTTCTTCCAGCATTTCCTGCAGTAGCTCGGCTTCCCGCTCCAGGCCGGCCAGACGGGCTTGTAGCAGCCGTTGCGGGCCGGCGCCGCAGGTGTAGAACAGGGCGTACTCGGCTTCGCCTTCCAGCAAAGCCAGCCAGTTTTCTTCGCGCTCTGGGTGGCGCACCGGGCCGGTCCAGGCGCGAAGGGCGGGCAATGCGGCCAGGCGGGCCTCGTAAGGAGCGGCCTGGCGTTGCAGCCGTAGCCGGCTGATGTGGTAGCGGCAGTAGCTGAGGCGGTCTTCGAGGGGAGCCGGGGCAGGCGCGGGAACGGGGAGGGACGGCGGTGCCGGCTGCGTGGTGCCATCCGGCTGCAGTACCTGGCCCAAAGTAGCCAGCAGCAGCCGCGCTTCCTGCACGCCGGTGCCAATGGGCAGCCCCTGGCTGCCCCGCTCGGCCAAGGCCAGGCTCACCCTCGGTATTCCCAGCCAACTGGCCAGCAGCTCTTGCGTGAGTCCCAGGCAGGCGCGTAGTTCTTTGCTCATAACGAATGCTGCTAAGTCTCAAACATTTTCCAACCTAACAATTTATAATGTTTACTCTGAAAATGTTTGTAGTGGGGTGCAGAAGGCCAGTGCCAGGCTCAGTTGACTTAAAGCAGGTAGGGGCGGGGCTTGTCCCCGCCCGTTGTTGAACGAACCTTGCATCCGTCGTTCAACAACGGGCGGGGACAAGCCCCGCGCCCAACCGGGTACACATGCCGGGCAGATAGCCTTCCTGAATACCCTTGCGGTCCTGTTTGTTGCCGTATGGGTAGGAATAGCAGTAGCTACAGTAGGTAGTGGACTGATCCACTGGCTGGCGGCATGAGCTGTCCTTTACCGCTAGAAAACCCCGCCGCCGTTGCCTATCTTTGTCCTCTTCCAAAAAAGCCCCAAACCGCCCGCTATATGAAGTTCATCGTCTCGTCTTCCGCCTTGCTCAAGCAGCTGCAGAGCATCAATGGCGTGGTCACGAACAACCCCGTAGTGCCCATTCTGGAGAACTTTCTCTTTGAAATCGAAGACGGCAAGCTGACGATTACGGCCTCCGACCTGGAGACCAGCATGATAACCGAGCTGCCGGTGGAAGCCCGCGAAAGTGGCCGCATTGCCGCCCCCGCCCGCATCCTGCTCGACACGCTCAAGAACCTGCCAGACCAGCCCGTAACCTTTACGCTGGACGAGGAAACCTATACCATCGAAATTGCCTCGGCCAATGGACGCTACAAGCTGGCCGGCGAAAACGCCACCGACTTCCCCCGCGTGCCCGTCGTGAAGGGTTCGGCCCCAATTGAAATGCCCTCATCGTCCCTGGCCCGGGCCATCAACAAAACCATCTTCGCGGTGAGCACCGACGAGCTGCGCCCCGCCATGACGGGCGTGCTCATTCAGCTGGCCGACGCGCAGGTAACCTTCGTGGCTACCGATGGGCACCGCCTGCTGCGCTACCGTCGTCAGGATGTGGGGGCGGGTCAGACGGCTAACCTCATTGTGCCGCGCAAAGCTTTCAACCTGCTCAAAAATGCGCTGCCCTCGGAGGCTACCACGGTGCGCGTGGAGTTCAACCACTCCAACGCCTTTTTCTCCTTCAACCAGATGCGCCTGGTGTGCCGCCTGATTGACGAGCGGTACCCCGACTACGAAAACGTAATTCCGGTGAGCAACCCCAACAAGCTCATCATCGACCGGGCGGCCCTGCTGAACTCAGTGAAGCGCATTGCCATCTACTCCAACAAAACTACCCACCAGGTGCGCTTCCGTCTTGCCGGCTCGGAGCTGACGGTTTCGGCCGAAGACCTGGACTTCTCCAATGAAGCCAACGAAAAGCTGGCCTGCCAGTACGATGGCGAAGACATGGAAATCGGCTTCAACGCCAAGTTCCTCATCGAAATGCTGTCGAACATTGACTCCGAGGAAATAACCCTGGAGCTGAGCACCCCCAACCGCGCCGGCCTGCTCATGCCCACCATTGCCGACGACAACGAAAGCATCCTGATGCTGGTGATGCCGGTGATGCTGAACAACTACGTTTA belongs to Hymenobacter sp. J193 and includes:
- a CDS encoding ABC transporter permease, translating into MVKTFGEFILFLQSMLTRTERVKILWQRTLDEAILIGIDSIFIVMIVSAFIGAVTCVQIAYNLTNPLIPKSTIGYMVREMTILELAPTITSIVLAGKVGSSIAGGLGTMRITEQVDALEVMGINSASYLVLPKILAALLMFPLLVILAMGLSILGGYLAGTLSGAMSASEYVEGIRTDFIPYNIAFALIKSVVFAFLVSAISAYKGYFTKGGALEVGAASTGAVTNSIIAILLADYVLAAVLL
- a CDS encoding SDR family oxidoreductase, with the protein product MQKLIVVTGGTKGIGRAVVERFLAAGLPVVTCARSAADLLVLSSELARQYPDTPVYTLAADLSQPEDTQRFVSFVRELEGSVEVLVNNTGGFEPGRLQDEPADGSQLRRMIDVNLYSAYDVTQGLLPDMIARRHGHIFMLCSTASIMAYTNGGSYCIAKFALYGMTKVLRAELQEHDIRVTAILPGATLTNSWAGADLPAERFMRPQDVAESIFAAYSLSPQAVVEELLMRPQLGDI
- a CDS encoding head GIN domain-containing protein; protein product: MTFGVRFRVQDNRLWLPGRWAGLLALAGLLTACRADHELDCLKSSGPIRTTHRALPAFHTLTVYDNVDVTLVQDTAFYAEVRTGRNLQEDLELTVQDSALVIRNTSRCNWVRRYDVPREVTVHLPKVLNLFQRGENSLRTAGVFRADRLFCHIVGAGDVDLEVNCRYLAISQYELGDMQLRGRTDELHFTLGGLGNLQATTLLARDCYFTTNHDSGGSARVRATGLLGGTHSGSGTIYYTGSPTLIDIKGEGIVVNEE
- a CDS encoding SDR family oxidoreductase gives rise to the protein MDLSGKVAIVTGVSKGIGRATAELLLERGATVAGWSRSAPTGLAHERFHFVACDVSREESVQQALAATQQAVGPEVHVLINNAGLGIMGAVDGFAADDWCTMFDTNVHGTFYCARAVLPKMKRQQLGHILNVASLAGTVGSENMAGYCATKFAVRGFSEALFKEVRQFGIKVTCLNPGSVETSFNGKTPGATPTLGKLQAEDVAAVIVHTLEAPFHVLISELDMRPLQPGK
- the gldA gene encoding gliding motility-associated ABC transporter ATP-binding subunit GldA; translated protein: MVEIQHLTKYFGSQAAVNDISFAAGKGEILGFLGPNGAGKSTTMKIATGYLPPSSGTVRVAGFDVVENPLEVRRRVGYLPEHNPLYLDMYVHEYLEFIGRAHNLSGSGLRQRVKELVGRVGLTREQNKQIGALSKGYRQRVGLAQALVHDPPVLILDEPTTGLDPNQISEIRQLIRELGQDKTVIFSTHILPEVQALCDRVVIISRGQLVADSPVRELGALAQGETIIRAEFEGGIDPAPLRQLPGVKLVEPGPGNTWRIRVAGTADQRGAISRLAAAQGWVLLGLRQEEQSLEQVFGELTK
- the gldF gene encoding gliding motility-associated ABC transporter permease subunit GldF, giving the protein MFAILRKEFNAFLNSPVAYVVIGVFLVATGLFVWVFPDSSVLDYGFADLQTLFNLAPWIFLFLIPAISMRTFAEEKKAGTIELLLTRPLTDGQLVGGKYLACLLLALLALVPTLLYYYSVYQLGNPVGNIDSAAFAGSLLGLALLAAVFAAIGVLASALTRDQIIAFLLAVVGCFLVYSGFDSVASLFEGAPAYYIGQFGIAAHYRDMSKGLVDSRDLVYFFSTVALMLGATRLALRSRNW
- the gldG gene encoding gliding motility-associated ABC transporter substrate-binding protein GldG — its product is MEQPAPSSSASRKQRDLLRFGLFALGLLVLNFLAQQFFFRLDLTADKRYSMSAATKQLLSQMPEPVTVTVYLAGDFPPAFRRLSQSTRETLDEMQLQAGSRLRYVFVDPSAASSEEARNKEYQRLIQKGLAPTNLGANEKGKRVEKIIFPWATITVGNREQNVLLLRGNQAAAPDVRLNQSIEGLEYELASAIRRLQPGQRRVIGIVEGHGELDNLQMADMISTLQRDYNVYRVDLSKVPSLKPLAAVIVAKPQRPYTEEEKFKLDEYITQGGRAMFFVDQMRVNLDSANRGGMLSFPQELNLTDMLFKYGVRLNGDLLLDLNSGLIPLVTGMTGNKPQVEPMPWQFYPIVNAFSPHPITRNLDAVYLKFAGTIDTVKAQGIRKTPLLFTSRYTRVLPAPVPVNLNDARLPPDPKLYTAGPKPVGYLLEGQFRSLYANRARPGTTQFQPAQSPQARPGKVLVMSDGDFARNDVDTKTNRPLRLGYDRLAATEFANRELVQNAADFLLDESGLIAVRSKEITLRPLDKVKVNEQRRGWQLLNLVAPLVLLALFGLVRAWLRKRRYASFGAE
- a CDS encoding IS5 family transposase: MVDGYQPLTDSQWQVIELLLPVQRRRRLCLRHVFDALLYVCRTGCQWRALPPQFPPWTAVYYYFYRWQRLGLWQQLNTVVNALDRVAHGREPTPALACIDSQSVKLAPRIYEHRGLDAHKLVNGRKRQLLVDSGGRIWAAHVHAAHRHDSTSALALLPHRPWWARRLQLVLTDAAYRGRFTRHLLSLGVAQQISSRPPTQRGFVPLARRWVVERTFAWLACFRRVVVDYEFTPASHAAWLLLANITMALNRA
- a CDS encoding cyclic-phosphate processing receiver domain-containing protein; protein product: MPPPYKLYLDDLRTPRGSGWTVVRSFKEFVATIEQQGIPTEISFDHDLGWDETRNCERKRGYDCAKWLVEQELLVPSINVHSANPIGAANIRALLENYARFRENDAGV
- a CDS encoding type II toxin-antitoxin system RelE/ParE family toxin, whose amino-acid sequence is MVQVRWTNAALEDLAGIRDYTISISRTYAEQLIERLIARTDILGSLPRIGRIVPEYQVANVRELLEGRYRIMYEIIDPDRVDILHVHHMAQPLTAL
- the dnaN gene encoding DNA polymerase III subunit beta, whose translation is MKFIVSSSALLKQLQSINGVVTNNPVVPILENFLFEIEDGKLTITASDLETSMITELPVEARESGRIAAPARILLDTLKNLPDQPVTFTLDEETYTIEIASANGRYKLAGENATDFPRVPVVKGSAPIEMPSSSLARAINKTIFAVSTDELRPAMTGVLIQLADAQVTFVATDGHRLLRYRRQDVGAGQTANLIVPRKAFNLLKNALPSEATTVRVEFNHSNAFFSFNQMRLVCRLIDERYPDYENVIPVSNPNKLIIDRAALLNSVKRIAIYSNKTTHQVRFRLAGSELTVSAEDLDFSNEANEKLACQYDGEDMEIGFNAKFLIEMLSNIDSEEITLELSTPNRAGLLMPTIADDNESILMLVMPVMLNNYV